One stretch of Mastomys coucha isolate ucsf_1 unplaced genomic scaffold, UCSF_Mcou_1 pScaffold12, whole genome shotgun sequence DNA includes these proteins:
- the LOC116086551 gene encoding keratin-associated protein 13-1-like, producing MMSAQLTPAINMSYSCYSGNFSSRSSGDHLSYPHASCGSSYPSHLLQSTSFYSPRTCHLGSSLHSGCQQNCSQPIRCQTSHVVHSSCQRPCYSPRVSSICSPCRTTYAGSQGFGSSSCHSLGYGSRSSYSLSCGSSGFRPQGFSSLGCGSGFCHPSYVPYRTCQSPCYRPSCGTGSGFY from the exons ATGATG TCAGCTCAACTTACACCTGCCATCAACATGTCCTACAGCTGCTATTCTGGAAACTTCTCCTCCCGCTCCTCTGGAGATCACCTGAGCTATCCTCATGCCTCTTGTGGCTCTTCCTACCCCAGTCACCTGCTCCAGAGCACTAGCTTCTACTCCCCGAGAACCTGTCATCTGGGATCCTCTCTCCACAGTGGCTGTCAGCAGAACTGTTCCCAGCCCATCAGATGCCAGACTTCCCATGTGGTGCACAGCTCCTGCCAGCGGCCCTGCTACAGCCCCAGAgtctccagcatctgcagtccCTGCAGAACCACAtatgctggctctcagggctttgGATCCAGCAGCTGCCACTCTCTGGGTTATGGATCTAGAAGCTCTTACTCTCTGAGCTGTGGGTCCAGTGGATTTAGACCCCAAGGGTTCTCTTCTCTGGGCTGTGGTTCTGGATTCTGCCACCCATCCTATGTGCCTTATAGAACCTGTCAGTCTCCTTGCTACAGACCAAGTTGTGGCACTGGATCTGGATTCTACTGA